In the Malaya genurostris strain Urasoe2022 chromosome 1, Malgen_1.1, whole genome shotgun sequence genome, one interval contains:
- the LOC131426020 gene encoding lipase 1-like, which yields MFGPPQLIRKYGYEVEEHEVRTEDGYLLAMYRIPPRHLGSRRYPIFLMHSLLSTSADWVLIGRNHGLAYLLADLGYDVWMGNARGNRYSRKHERYAITSVEFWDFTWHEIGLYDVPAFIDYVLKQTDSRKLHFIGYSQGTIVVFVALSERPELNEKLVQMQLLSPAIYLKEFDSFLLKLIVMSCDEIVARLTASQIYEFTPYFEYQYFFFKRLCPSPAQRVCRLVIFDVVGGYPENLDVKLLRILLGHFPAGVSVKQIHHVCQLFRDGIFQQYDYGNPEINLQRYGSTQVPKYNVSRVKAPVRFYYSYGDRVVNYRNVLQLQQELSNLVSSYPVPDKLFGHADFAYGRDVKEVLYEEVLTNLEQADGAESFISLEILVPW from the exons ATGTTTGGTCCG CCTCAACTGATCAGGAAATATGGTTACGAAGTGGAAGAGCACGAAGTTAGAACGGAAGATGGCTACCTTCTTGCGATGTACAGAATTCCACCGCGTCACCTCGGTTCACGACGATATCCGATTTTCTTGATGCACTCATTGCTCAGTACCAGTGCCGATTGGGTGTTGATCGGAAGGAATCACGGTTTGGCTTATCTACTGGCGGATCTCGGTTACGATGTGTGGATGGGAAACGCTCGAGGTAATCGCTATTCGAGGAAACATGAACGATATGCCATCACTTCTGTAGAGTTCTGGGATTTCACCTGGCACGAAATTGGACTGTACGATGTACCGGCTTTTATTGACTACGTCCTGAAGCAGACGGACTCGCGGAAACTCCACTTTATTGGCTATTCCCAAGGAACCATCGTTGTTTTCGTAGCGCTGAGCGAACGACCCGAACTGAACGAAAAGCTCGTACAGATGCAACTCCTTTCGCCAGCCATCTATTTGAAAGAGTTCGATAGCTTCCTTTTGAAACTCATCGTAATGTCCTGTGACGAAATCGTAGCCAGACTTACTGCCAGCCAAATATATGAGTTTACTCCATACTTCGAATACCAATACTTCTTCTTCAAAAGGCTGTGTCCTTCACCGGCCCAAAGAGTGTGTCGACTAGTGATCTTCGATGTGGTTGGTGGGTACCCGGAGAATTTGGACGTG AAATTGCTCAGAATACTACTGGGACACTTTCCGGCGGGTGTCTCCGTCAAGCAGATACATCATGTGTGTCAACTTTTTCGGGATGGAATCTTCCAGCAGTATGACTACGGTAATCCGGAGATCAACTTGCAACGGTACGGCAGTACGCAAGTTCCCAAGTATAACGTGTCGCGAGTCAAAGCTCCGGTTAGATTCTACTACAGCTACGGAGATCGGGTGGTCAATTACCGGAATGTTCTACAGTTGCAACAGGAGCTATCGAATCTGGTCAGCAGCTATCCGGTGCCGGATAAGCTATTCGGTCATGCTGATTTCGCCTATGGTCGAGATGTAAAGGAAGTTTTGTACGAGGAAGTTTTGACTAATTTGGAACAGGCTGATGGTGCTGAGTCGTTCATTtctttagaaattttggttcctTGGTAA